Proteins encoded in a region of the Nicotiana tomentosiformis chromosome 9, ASM39032v3, whole genome shotgun sequence genome:
- the LOC104088944 gene encoding GDP-mannose 3,5-epimerase 1, giving the protein MGSSGGTSYGEYTYENLEREPYWPSEKLRISITGAGGFIASHIARRLKTEGHYIIASDWKKNEHMSEDMFCHEFHLVDLRVMDNCLKVTKGVDHVFNLAADMGGMGFIQSNHSVIMYNNTMISFNMMEASRITGVKRFFYASSACIYPEFKQLETNVSLKESDAWPAEPQDAYGLEKLATEELCKHYNKDFGIECRIGRFHNIYGPFGTWKGGREKAPAAFCRKAQTSTDKFEMWGDGKQTRSFTFIDECVEGVLRLTKSDFREPVNIGSDEMVSMNEMAEMVLSFEDKKLPIHHIPGPEGVRGRNSDNTLIKEKLGWAPSMKLKDGLRITYFWIKEQIEKEKVQGADVSVYGSSKVVGTQAPVQLGSLRAADGKE; this is encoded by the exons ATGGGAAGTTCCGGTGGAACCAGTTATGGAGAATACACATATGAAAACCTTGAGAGGGAACCCTACTGGCCTTCAGAGAAGCTCCGAATTTCTATTACTGGAGCTGGTGGATTCATTGCCTCACACATTGCAAGGCGTCTTAAGACCGAGGGGCATTACATTATTGCTTCCGACTGGAAGAAGAATGAGCATATGTCTGAGGACATGTTCTGTCACGAGTTCCATCTTGTTGATCTCAGGGTTATGGATAACTGTTTGAAAGTCACTAAAGGAGTTGATCATGTGTTCAATCTCGCTGCCGATATGGGAGGTATGGGCTTCATTCAGTCCAACCACTCGGTGATCATGTATAACAACACTATGATAAGCTTTAACATGATGGAGGCTTCAAGAATCACTGGTGTTAAGAG GTTCTTTTATGCATCCAGTGCTTGCATCTATCCTGAATTTAAGCAGTTGGAAACTAACGTCAGCTTAAAGGAGTCTGATGCTTGGCCTGCAGAG cCTCAAGATGCTTATGGCTTAGAAAAGTTGGCAACGGAGGAGTTATGCAAACATTACAACAAGGACTTCGGAATTGAGTGTCGCATTGGACGTTTCCATAACATTTATGGCCCATTTGGGACATGGAAAG GTGGACGCGAGAAGGCACCAGCAGCTTTTTGTAGAAAAGCCCAAACTTCCACTGATAAATTCGAGATGTGGGGAGATGGAAAGCAAACTCGATCTTTCACCTTCATTGATGAATGTGTTGAGGGTGTTCTCAG GTTAACAAAATCAGACTTTAGAGAGCCAGTGAACATCGGAAGCGATGAGATGGTAAGCATGAATGAGATGGCGGAGATGGTCCTCAGCTTTGAGGACAAGAAGCTTCCTATTCATCACATCCCCGGACCAGAGGGCGTGCGCGGCCGAAACTCCGACAACACTCTCATCAAGGAAAAGCTTGGTTGGGCTCCTAGTATGAAACTGAAG GATGGGTTGAGAATTACATATTTCTGGATCAAGGAACAAATCGAGAAAGAGAAGGTACAGGGTGCCGATGTGTCCGTTTATGGGTCATCGAAAGTTGTGGGAACACAAGCTCCAGTTCAATTGGGATCTCTACGTGCTGCTGACGGAAAAGAGTGA
- the LOC104088953 gene encoding uncharacterized protein gives MPPMKIQPIDSPTYRESIQNDTAKPVVKSRLKRFFDRPFPSVLRISSAVEKPNAAGTGIELPYEKDGGAVTEFEPSSVCLGQMVQNFIEENNEKPSTAKCGLNRCNCFNGNTNDSSDDEFDGFADSVTNSSFGDFSDTLKSLIPCASVAERNLLADTSKIVEKNKACKRKDDLRKIVTDELSKLGYNASICKSKWEKTSSVPAGEYEYIDVIVEGERVLVDVDFRSEFEIARSTGSYKAVLLSLPFIFVGKSDRLLQIVSIVSEAARLSLKKKGMHIAPWRKAEYIKSKWLSPHTRIIDTAAVAQAGAEKTATGTDGVAEAQAGDESEVKEEEEELAEAAEIKEISDSEFGELELIFGEKTPSSASLESSSNETTSATLLTSPLPVKFSGSEEEKPVKPLMMTWQPPALKPRSCDRGNKVVVTGLASLLREKP, from the exons ATGCCTCCGATGAAAATTCAGCCGATCGATTCTCCGACATACAGAGAATCGATCCAAAACGATACAGCAAAGCCTGTGGTGAAATCGCGACTCAAAAGGTTCTTCGATCGACCGTTCCCCAGTGTCTTACGGATTTCGTCGGCAGTAGAGAAGCCGAATGCCGCCGGCACCGGCATTGAATTGCCTTATGAAAAAGATGGAGGAGCAGTTACTGAGTTTGAGCCGAGCTCAGTTTGTTTGGGCCAGATGGTTCAGAATTTCATCGAGGAGAACAATGAAAAGCCGTCGACTGCTAAATGTGGACTGAATCGTTGCAATTGTTTCAACGGCAACACCAATGATAGCTCCGATGACGAGTTTGACGGTTTCGCTGACTCAGTTACAAACTCCTCCTTCGGTGATTTCTCTGATACTCTCAAG AGCTTAATTCCGTGTGCAAGTGTGGCCGAGAGAAATCTATTAGCTGATACCTCAAAAATTGTTGAGAAAAACAAAGCTTGCAAGCGTAAAGACGATTTGCGAAAAATTGTGACCGATGAACTCTCGAAACTTGGCTACAATGCTTCCATCTGCAAATCCAAATGGGAAAAGACTTCTTCTGTACCTGCGG GTGAATATGAGTACATTGATGTGATAGTGGAAGGGGAAAGAGTGTTGGTTGATGTAGATTTTCGATCGGAGTTTGAGATTGCCCGATCGACGGGGAGTTACAAGGCGGTTCTTCTGTCGCTGCCGTTCATCTTTGTCGGAAAATCCGATCGGCTTCTGCAAATAGTGTCGATCGTCTCGGAAGCGGCTCGGTTGAGTTTGAAGAAGAAAGGCATGCACATCGCTCCCTGGCGTAAAGCCGAGTACATAAAATCCAAGTGGCTTAGCCCTCACACTCGAATAATTGATACCGCCGCCGTAGCACAAGCCGGAGCCGAGAAAACAGCAACTGGGACCGACGGCGTGGCCGAAGCACAGGCCGGAGACGAGAGTGAGGtcaaggaggaggaggaggagttaGCTGAAGCTGCTGAGATTAAAGAAATATCTGATTCTGAGTTTGGAGAATTAGAGCTGATTTTTGGTGAGAAAACGCCGTCGTCCGCGTCTTTAGAGTCCAGTAGCAACGAGACCACATCGGCAACGTTGCTTACATCGCCGCTGCCGGTTAAATTTTCCGGCAGCGAGGAAGAGAAGCCGGTAAAGCCGTTAATGATGACGTGGCAACCTCCGGCATTGAAGCCCAGGAGTTGTGACAGAGGAAATAAGGTCGTCGTCACCGGATTGGCTTCCCTTCTCAGGGAAAAACCCTAA